The sequence CCGGACTGGTCACCGCGAAGTGGCGCACGGGCGGGTCGGGCCCTGCTCGCAAGTACTACCAGCTCACCGACGACGGGCGGGCGGCGCTCCAGCACGGCGGCAAGGCCTGGTTGGCGTTCGTGTCGCCGGTGACCGGCATCGTCACGAAGGGGGTCGAGGGGTGAACGCCGACGACTGGCTGCGGGCGTTCGCGGCCGAGCTGCACCAGCGCCGGGTGGCGGTCGACACCGCCCGGCACGTGGTCGCGGAGGCCGCCACGCACCTGCGCGACGGCGGGGGCGATCCGTGGCTGGTCTTCGGCCCACCGCAGACGTACGCCGCCGCGATCGTGGAGAGCGTCGGCACCGCGCCCGGCCCCGGCCCGGCCCGGTCCGGCTGCACGCCCGAGGCATCACCAAGAGATACGGGCGGCGCCCGGTGCTGCGCGACGCGTCACTGACCGTACGGGCCGGGCAGATCGCCGCCGTGGTCGGCGCGAACGGCTGCGGCAAGAGCACCTTCCTGCGGATCTGCGCCGGCCTGGTCTCCCCCGACGCCGGCGAGGTGACCGTCTCCGGCCGGCTCGGCTACTGCCCGCAGCAGGGCGGCACCGCCGACTTCCTGCTGCCCGACGAGCATTTCGTGCTGGTGGGTGCCGGTCAGGGCGTGCCGCGGGGGCCGGCCCGCCAGGCCGGTCGGGCGGCAGCCCGACGCCTCGGCTGGGACGCCGGGGAGGCCGTGCTCGCCCGGCACCTCTCCGGTGGCACGCGGCAGAAGCTGAACCTCACCATGTCCACCCTCGCCGAGCCGGACGTGCTGCTGCTCGACGAGCCGTACCAGGGCTTCGACCAGGGCAGCTACGTCAACCTCTGGGACCAGCTGATCCGGCTGCGCGACGACGGGCGAGCCATCGTCGTGGTGACCCACCTGCTCAACCAGCTCGACCGGGTCGACGTGCTGCTCGACCTGACCCCCGCCGAGCAGGGCGGCCGATCGTGAACCGGCTGGTCACCGTGGCCGAGATGACGCTGCGGGAACTGGCCCGCCGCCGGGGCGTACTCCTGCTCCTGCTGTTGATGCCGTTGACCTTCTGGTTGATCCGGCGGGACGCCCACGTCGGGCAGTCGATCCGCGCGCTGCTGCTCGGCATCAGCTGGGCGGTCAGCACCGCCGCGCTCTTCGCCACCAGCGCCGCCCGCGAGTTGGAACCCCGGCTCCGGCTCACCGGCTATCGGCCGCACCACCTCTACGTCGGCCGGATGCTCGGCCTGTGGGCGCTCGGGCTGGCGATCTCGGTGCCGTTCTTCCTGCTCACCGTCTTCGACGCAGCCAACCTGCGGTACGGCGGGATCGCCGTGGCGATGCTCTGCTGCGTGGCGGTGGCCGCGCCGTTCGGCATGCTGATCGGCGCTCTGCTGCCCCGGGAACTGGAGGGCACCCTGCTGCTGCTCACCGTGGTGGCGATGCAGATGCTGCTCGACCCGGCCGACGCGGGGGCGAGGCTGACCCCGTTCTGGTCCAGCCGGGAGATCGCGACCTGGGCGGTGGACCACACCGACGACGGCTACCTGGCCCGGGGCTTCCTGCACGGGCTGGTGGTCACGGTGCTGCTGATCGTGACGGTCGCGGGCGTGTTCGCCGTCCGGCTGCGCCGCCGCCGGCACCTGCACCACGTCCCGCTCCCCTGACAGTGCGCCCGGGGCTCGCTTGTGCGGCCCACTGCTCCTAGCATCACGGGGTGCGCCTGAGACTGTTCGCCGCCGTGGTCGCATTCGGCGTCGCCATCCCCGCCCTGACCGCCTGCGGCCCGTCCGTCCCACGCGCCGATCCGCGCGCCGGCCAGCCGGCGGCGAGCGGCACCGACCCGGATCCCGCCTCGCCGACGGCCGGGCAGGACACGCCGGGTGGGCAGACCACCCCGCCCGCCCGTACCGGCCTGGGTGGCCCCAGCCCCAGCGCCAGCGCCAGCCCGAAGCCACCCGCCAGCCCGCAGGGCGTACGCGACACCGGCAACCCGACCGGCCGGGTGTCCGTGCCGGCGGCGGCCCAGGCGGTCGACACCTCGCGGCCGACCCGCACCATCGGCAACGGCTCCCCGGCCAGTTGCACCTCCACCGCCGTGGTCCGGGCGATCGCCGCCGGTGGGATCATCACCTTCGACTGCGGCCCCGATCCGGTGACCATCCAGATGGCGGCGACCGCCAAGGTCCGCAACGCCAACGGCCCGAAGGTGGTGCTCGACGGCGGCGGCAAGGTCACCCTCAGCGGCCAGGGCAAGCGGCGCATCCTCTACATGAACACCTGCGACCCGGTGCAGGGCTGGACCACCTCGCACTGCAACGACCAGGATCACCCGCAACTCACCGTGCAGAACCTCACCTTCGCCGACGGCGACGCCACCGGCCAGCGCACCGACGGCGGTGGTGGCGGGGCGGTCTTCGTCCGGGGCGGCCGGTTCAAGGTGGTCAACTCGCGCTTCGTCGACAACCGTTGCGACCGGACCGGCCCGGACCTGGGCGGTGCCGCCCTCCGGGTGCTGGACCAGCACGACGACCAGCCGGTGTACGTCGTCAACAGCACCTTCACCGGCGGGTCCTGCGCCAACGGCGGCGCGCTGAGCAGCATCGGGGTCTCCTGGGTGGTGCTCAACAGCGTGCTGCGCGACAACGAGGCGGTCGGCGACGGCGCCAACCCGGCCCGTGCCGGCACGCCGGGCGGCGGCAGCGGCGGGGCGATCTACTGCGACGGCGACAGGTTCTCGCTACGCGTCGCCGGCACGGTCATCGAGGGCAACGACGCCAAGGAGGGTGGCGGGGCGATCTTCTTCGTCAGCAACAACCGCACCGGCACCCTGCGGATCGAGAATTCGACGCTGCGCCGCAACCCCAGCCACGGCTTCGAGACCTACCCCGGCATCTTCTACCTGGGCTCCGGCAAACCCACCTTCGCCTCCGCCACCATCCGCTGACCGCCCCGGCGGGTCAGTAGGGGTTGCCTTGGCCGGCGGGGCGGGCTCTGAGCAGGGCGGCGGGGCGACCGGGAAGGCTGGGCGCGGCGGACAGGGGTGGGCCGGCCGCGTGGGCGTGCTCGGCCATGCCGGCGAAGAGTTCCCGCAGCGCGGTGACCGAGTCGACGCGCGGCTGCCAGCCCAGCTCGGCGCCGGCCCGCGCACTGGACATCAGTGGCGCGTTCAGCGCCAGTTCCACCCAACCGGCGTCGACCGGTTGCAGCCGGGCCCGCCAGGTCAGCGCGGCGGCGGCCCGCAGCACCGGCGCGGCCACCGGCACCGTCCAGCCGTGGAAGTGCCGGGCCACCAGCTCCGGCGTCAGCACCGGGTCCGCGGCGACGTTGAAGGCACCGCGGGCGTCACCCAGGATCGCCCGGGCGTACGCGTCGGCCACGTCGTCGGCGTGCACCGCCTGCATCCGCAGCCGCCGGTTGGCCGGCACCAGCGGCAGCCGGCCGTAGCGCAGCAGCCGCACCGGCACCAGTGGCCCGAGAAAGTAGCGGGTGATCTCGGTGCCGGCGTCCCGCTGGAAGATCAGCCCTGGGCGCATCCGCACCAGCCGCAGCGCCGGGTGGCTCCGCTCGATCCCGTCGAGCATCTCCTCCACCGCCGCCTTGTCCCGGCTGTACGACGACCCGGGCACCCCGGTCGTCGGCCAACGCTCGCTGATCGGCAGGTCCTTCGGGCCGGGCGCGTACGTGCCGACCGACGAGGCGTACACCAGGGCCGGAACCCGGGCCCGCAGCACCGCGTCGATCACCGCCCGGCTGCCGCCCACGTTTGTGCGACGCAGCACATGCCGGTCGTGGCTGGGCTGGATCTGCCAGGCCAGGTGCACCACCGCGTCGGCACCGGCGAAGACGCCGGCAAGCTCGTCCGCCGCACCCGCCAGGCCGATGTCGCACGAGTACCACCGCGCCCCGTCGTACGGCTCACCGGTCCCCGCGTGGGGCAGCCGCCGCGCCACCCCGACGATCTCCAGGTCGCGCTCGCGCCGCAACCGACGCAGCAGCGCCCTACCGGCGTTCCCGCTCGCCCCCACCACCACGATCCGCATGCCCGGTCCGTACCCGGTCAGCCGCTTCCCAAGCGTGCCCGCCGATCGTGGCCAGCTATCGGGCGAGCAGTGCGCCGATCAGGCAGGCGAAGGCAACGACCGAGCTGACCGTCCGGACCAGGTTCCAGCGCACCCACGGCACCTCGAACCGCCGCCGGATCGCCGCCAGGTCGGTGATCCCGTCGACCGACCCGGCGGCGTCCAACTGATTGTTGAGCGGCACGTTGCACCGTCCCGTCACGCCAAGGGTGACGAGGTGACCGACCAGCGCGGCGACGAGCCAGCCGAACACCGCACCGCCGGTGCCGAAATATCCGGCCACGGCCACCACGACCAGCAACGGCCCACCGAGAAACACCGACAGGAACCAGCCGTTGATGATCTTCCGGTTGATCGACTGCATGGTGCCGACCAGGGTCCGATCGTCCGTCGCGGCCAGACCCGGCATCACCGAACAGGCGTACGCGAAGAACAACCCCGCCACCAGCCCGGTGGCCAGGGTCCCCCCGGCCAGGACGGCGAGAAGAATCATCTCCGGCATGCTGGACCTCCAGGGGTGGTGGTGACGGCTCAGCCGATCCTGCCAGCCGACGTCCACCTCCCGACTCCATGCACCGGCCAGACCTGTCGACCCGACGCATCGACGCCGACCGGAAGCCGCGAACCCGCCCCCGTCGGTGTCCGGTAACCTGAGCGGACGGGCCGCTAGCTCAATGGCAGAGCTGTGGACTTTAATCCTTAGCAATTTCTGTCAGCAATGTAACGATCATGTACTGGTCTGCGAAAAATCGGCGTCTCTAATCCACATCGGACTGTGGATGCTCGTCGGCTGCTCGCCCGTCATGCAGGAATTTGCCCGCTACCCCGCGACAGGCGGGGTGGTGCGGGTTGGCCATGGGATGAGCATCGGTTTCCTAAGACGACGCTCTATCTGTATACAGAGGCCAACTA is a genomic window of Micromonospora tarapacensis containing:
- a CDS encoding ATP-binding cassette domain-containing protein; this encodes MLRDASLTVRAGQIAAVVGANGCGKSTFLRICAGLVSPDAGEVTVSGRLGYCPQQGGTADFLLPDEHFVLVGAGQGVPRGPARQAGRAAARRLGWDAGEAVLARHLSGGTRQKLNLTMSTLAEPDVLLLDEPYQGFDQGSYVNLWDQLIRLRDDGRAIVVVTHLLNQLDRVDVLLDLTPAEQGGRS
- a CDS encoding ABC transporter permease, with translation MNRLVTVAEMTLRELARRRGVLLLLLLMPLTFWLIRRDAHVGQSIRALLLGISWAVSTAALFATSAARELEPRLRLTGYRPHHLYVGRMLGLWALGLAISVPFFLLTVFDAANLRYGGIAVAMLCCVAVAAPFGMLIGALLPRELEGTLLLLTVVAMQMLLDPADAGARLTPFWSSREIATWAVDHTDDGYLARGFLHGLVVTVLLIVTVAGVFAVRLRRRRHLHHVPLP
- a CDS encoding NAD-dependent epimerase/dehydratase family protein, whose product is MRIVVVGASGNAGRALLRRLRRERDLEIVGVARRLPHAGTGEPYDGARWYSCDIGLAGAADELAGVFAGADAVVHLAWQIQPSHDRHVLRRTNVGGSRAVIDAVLRARVPALVYASSVGTYAPGPKDLPISERWPTTGVPGSSYSRDKAAVEEMLDGIERSHPALRLVRMRPGLIFQRDAGTEITRYFLGPLVPVRLLRYGRLPLVPANRRLRMQAVHADDVADAYARAILGDARGAFNVAADPVLTPELVARHFHGWTVPVAAPVLRAAAALTWRARLQPVDAGWVELALNAPLMSSARAGAELGWQPRVDSVTALRELFAGMAEHAHAAGPPLSAAPSLPGRPAALLRARPAGQGNPY
- a CDS encoding anthrone oxygenase family protein — encoded protein: MILLAVLAGGTLATGLVAGLFFAYACSVMPGLAATDDRTLVGTMQSINRKIINGWFLSVFLGGPLLVVVAVAGYFGTGGAVFGWLVAALVGHLVTLGVTGRCNVPLNNQLDAAGSVDGITDLAAIRRRFEVPWVRWNLVRTVSSVVAFACLIGALLAR